One stretch of Labrus bergylta chromosome 24, fLabBer1.1, whole genome shotgun sequence DNA includes these proteins:
- the LOC109994760 gene encoding prolactin receptor-like — protein sequence MLRLLLCVLPLMSCSRIVTQDAAYKERHSHDDVAVTTRPHIYYCRSPNMEDFSCWWHPLDNLTDGEQVTYSLSYSKDKGPNHECPDYVTSGPNSCHFDSSHTSIWKIYCINVTAITAHRNYTSQEHCLDVADIVQTEAPANLTYVLKDAGGDEMGHNALVSWTYPVPSALKYGWITLVHELQYRRVTEPDNWKVKHPLREPHVELLGLPVGDYVIRVRCRSHNYGLWSKWSSTLVMSIPARPPAGKLLVRILVSGVGVVALLVIAFGIIPQSKRIKDYFLPPIPKPRIVGIDPLLLKKGNLDEINRHFSNFHSYRPPSYTEEVWDQVSADDVYLTTPRDRFISPAPTDREKDAGMVPCDLTLMAARHPFTTPNMTSYVQSLSPYCSSPPEAFAPSMDVHSPWPRPEIVSLPGTEYSVMGHPGLPNAFQAPDTTAVYTNRSPQDFYTCVQLMNESGQVHLVPCLPPAYCQEFPSFPRVDSDAEEKKKKLADYQARTNMMNRQKDGGEAERSEAADPLLPVAADKMC from the exons ATGCTGaggctgctgctctgtgtgcttcctctgatgagctgcagcagaatcGTCACACAGGACGCCGCTTACAAAGAGAGGCACAGCCACG ATGATGTTGCCGTGACGACGAGGCCTCACATCTATTACTGCCGCTCGCCCAACATGGAGGACTTCAGCTGCTGGTGGCATCCGCTCGACAACCTGACAGACGGAGAGCAGGTCACCTACAGCCTCAGCTACTCCAAAGA TAAAGGACCCAACCACGAGTGTCCCGACTATGTGACCTCAGGCCCGAACAGCTGCCACTTCGACAGCAGCCACACGTCCATATGGAAGATCTACTGCATTAACGTGACGGCCATCACCGCCCACAGGAACTACACCTCCCAGGAGCACTGCCTGGACGTGGCAGATATCG TTCAAACCGAGGCTCCCGCAAACCTGACCTACGTGCTGAAGGACGCCGGCGGGGACGAGATGGGACACAACGCGCTTGTGTCGTGGACGTACCCGGTGCCCTCCGCTCTGAAGTACGGCTGGATCACGCTGGTGCACGAGCTGCAGTACAGACGCGTGACTGAGCCCGACAACTGGAAG gTGAAGCACCCTCTGAGGGAGCCTCACGTGGAGCTGCTCGGCCTCCCGGTCGGAGACTACGTCATCCGCGTCCGCTGCCGCTCGCACAACTACGGCCTGTGGAGCAAATGGAGCTCCACGCTGGTGATGAGCATCCCCGCCAGGCCGCCCGCAG GTAAACTGCTGGTGAGGATTCTGGTGTCAGGTGTCGGTGTCGTGGCTCTGCTGGTGATCGCTTTCGGTATCATTCCACAGAGCAAGAG AATAAAAGACTACTTCTTGCCGCCCATTCCAAAGCCGAGGATCGTTGGCATCGACCCACTGTTGCTGAAg aAAGGGAACTTGGATGAAATCAACCGTCACTTCAGTAACTTCCACAGCTACAGACCTCCGAGCTACACTGAGGAGGTCTGGGACCAGGTGAGCGCTGACGACGTCTACCTCACCACCCCGAGGGACCGCTTCATCTCCCCCGCCCCCACTGACAGGGAGAAGGACGCCGGGATGGTTCCGTGCGACCTGACGCTGATGGCCGCTCGTCATCCGTTCACGACCCCGAACATGACGTCATATGTGCAGAGTCTGTCGCCCtactgctcctctcctcctgaagcctTTGCCCCTTCGATGGACGTACACTCTCCCTGGCCTCGGCCTGAAATCGTGTCTCTGCCGGGGACGGAGTACAGCGTGATGGGTCACCCTGGCCTCCCCAACGCTTTCCAAGCTCCTGACACCACCGCCGTCTACACCAACCGATCACCGCAGGATTTCTACACCTGCGTCCAGCTCATGAACGAGAGCGGCCAGGTACATCTGGTGCCCTGCCTGCCGCCGGCGTACTGCCAGGAGTTCCCTTCCTTCCCGAGGGTCGACTCAGAcgcagaggagaagaagaagaagctggcCGACTACCAGGCCCGGACGAATATGATGAACCGGCAGAAAGATGGCGGCGAGGCTGAGAGGAGCGAGGCGGCGGaccctctgctgcctgttgcTGCGGAtaaaatgtgctga